From the genome of Malus sylvestris chromosome 13, drMalSylv7.2, whole genome shotgun sequence:
cccttccacctaatcATCCTCATCAAATAATCTGggtcattaaaatttgatccaacgtctaaagttattataacttttaaagtgggcccATATTTGTAgttgttagatcaaatttcaagagtttGAATTGTTTGATGAGGAAGATTAGATGAAAATGATTCGGAGATGATTTCTTTCCTATTTTGAAATATTAGtcgttttgagttttatgggtTTCGCTAAAAAATTTGGTGACGTGgggtttataaaaaaaagaattaggGAATTTTTATTTGATAGGAATCATTAAACGATTAAATAGTGATTGATTTTGCAAATTATTTTGTACTGCCCTTGATTGAAACgttataaaatttatatgatTTTGGATCCAATTTGAGGAAGTGTCTCAACTATGTGGtcgtataaataaataaaatgatgacATCTTGATTAGATTAATCACTAAAAACTCACATAAACAAACGTTAATTAGAGCGGAAAATATCTAACAAGCCATGCAACTAATTAATACTATTTTTAAGATTATATATTTACCCAAAATCACACAAGTCATCGTCTGCTTCATCCATACAATACAGAAAAACTATTCTATATATAACAAGagtaatgttaaggagactaAATATATAGACTaaagattgtaaactaaatgatatgaaagttgataattagattattacttaaacgttgtaAACCATGCtcattttttattgatgacacatcatttaatttgtaaatttagtcttCATAGCATTATTAATATAACAATGAAAAAATTTCACTGGTGGGTCCCAAAATAATGATAAAGTTTATAAGAAAATGATGCAAGTGTTTTGTCCTCTTAAATGATATCTTTTCGTTTGATTAGATGTAGATTATGTGAGTTTGTAAACATGGAATTGTTTTTCTGATGAGTAGTGTTGTTCGTTTTATTTTAGGCCAAATCGGATTAATGGTCTCAGCTGATAAGGTCTTCGAAAGATAATTTATTTagtaaaaaattaggatttaaagcCTTGTGTTAAAGATTATTaacaaatttaaccaaaatGGAGATTTCGGTTAATTGTCAGTTAAAAAGGGTTATAAATATCCGACCATACTCTTTCGCctgcttctctctctttctctctctctctctctgtaattGTACCTCCTCTCAGCCATCTCTCCAGGCTCACACATTTATTCAGTCTACATACAAATGCATCCTCTGCACATCTctcaaaaaccctaaccctaaacccaaagATTTTTACGGACTCCGAATTTGGGGGAAGTGGTTGGGAAGGGAAGCCTATGATTTAATGGAAATTGGAAGCGAAAGGTATGGGGGGAAGAAGGTGAACGGGATAAGGGGTGGGGAGTAGGTGAAGATGGGAGGCCTAAGGATAGAGACAAGTTGATGGGAGGGGGGGTTGTGTTCGGTGGTGGAGGAACAGGGACGGCCTCGTCTTCGGCTGTCTTGTGGGGAGAAGATGGTGTGGGGAAGCCTTTTGGGTGTCACCCTCCAATGtctttttcttccttgttttttttttttcattgttttttccACTAAGAAATTAGGTAAATGTTTGTAAATGTTTCTTCTAAGATGGAAAACGTTATGAGTCTACGGTGGAGGAGGAGATGACGGTGGAGGAGAAGAGGCCGCGGGAGGGGAGGTATAATTACACAGacagaaagagaggaagagagaggaagTTGGAGCTGCTGCAATCACATTGCTAAtcaatctatttttttttaatagttgcTAATCAATCTTTTAATCAACGTACCAAAACACGTCTGAAAGActtaaacaaaccaaaagattgCGGTATTTGCGTAACATGCAACAATTATCTAACAAATCACATCtctatcaaaaattaaaaaatacaaatcaCATCCATAAAACCAGATTATGATCGCAGTAAGCTTTACGTAAattgtaattaattaatctaaTCAATTACATTTTCAACTGAGACAGTGGGCCCGGCGTACTGTTCACATTCGAAACCGAGACGTGCCACACCTTCACTTCTCCATCCAAGCTCCCACTGTAAACCGTAACGACGCCGTTCGACTCCTCGTCTTTAACCGCCACTAACGACTTCACCGGCTTCACGTGCCCCTCCAAAACCGCCAAACAACAAAAACTCCCGTCCTCGCCGCGTTGCCACACCCTCACCGTCCGATCAGCCGACCCACTGAACAACAAATCCCCGACGTTGATCATACACAGTATAGCCTTCCGGTGACCTCTCAGCGCCCCCGTCACCGCCATATGGTTGGCGCTGTCCTCCCTCTCCCACACCAGGATTGAACGGTCGCAAGCCCCCGAAAACAGCACCGATCCGTCGTCGTTTAAGGCCAAAGCGTTCACTGCCGACTTGTGCTTCTCCAGCGTCGCCACCAACACGTGGCGCTTCTCCCCGAACGGTTTGGACCACACCCGGATCCGACAATCCGCCGACCCGGTGTACACCGTCCCGTCGTTCGACACCACCACTGCGTTCACGGCGTCCTCGTGCGCCTTGACTGACTCGACGCAGCGGAGATCCGAGTCCCGCCAAATCTTCAGGCTCTTGTCCCAGGATACTGAGTAAATCAGGCCGTTGTTGACGGCGATGCCGGTGACGGCGTCAGCGTGTTGGATCCAGAGGCATTTCTTGTGGCGGCGGACGGTCACGTAGTTCTTGGGGAGGACGAAGCGGCGCAAACGGTCGTTGACGGTGGGGAGGGAGTTGAAAAGCTTGTGCTGTTTTCCCGCCGTCAACTGCCAGACTCGGATTTTGGAGTCCTGGTGTGAAGTGAAGATATTACCGTCGGAAAAATTAACGGACTTAACGGATCCCGAGGAGGCATCGTGGGCGTTGAATGAATCGAGAAGCGTGTGGTCCGTACGATCGTAGACGTTGATCTCGTGGCCCATTGCGGCGTAGAGGAGGTTGTGGTGGACGGCGAGGCAGGTGATTGGGAGGGAGGGACGGCGGGGCGGGAGAGTGGCGAAGCAGAGGTGGGAGACGGAGAGGTCGAGGGGGTCTAGAGGGGAGAGTTTCTGGAGGGAGAGGACAGATGGCAGCGTCTGGAGGGAGAGGTTGCTTTGGAGGCTGCTACTGCCGTTGTCGCTTGCGCTGGTACTAGTGCTGGGAGCATCGGAGGGTTTGAGTTTCGCCCGAGACGGTGACGTCTCAGGGTTGGAGAATGGGACGGTGGAGTGGCGGGTGGTGGAGGAGATGGCTAGCCAGGATCGGAACCTCATGGCGGCGTCGGTGATATAAAAGCTGAGTGAAACTTCGTGTGTTATTCATATATAGACAAAGAAGATTTTGGACTGTAGGAGTGTGAGGGTAACGGCGTGGAGGAGAGATTTCTCAGTACCGTACAtcacatgtcattatacaaatagtgagatatatattattaaaaaaataaaatttataactacttacataaaaacaccaCCCGTCTCcccgtcacaataaaaaatttctccgcGGTAGGAGAAGTAAATGACGAAAAGGTAAGGGTACGATTGGTACGAGACTCGGATGTTTCATAAAGGACGAGTTTTGCTGGTAGGGTTAGTTTGGTAATATGGGGTGTGGATGGAGTGGGGTCCATCTAGGGTAGCTTCGCCAATTGGGGGTTACCGGGTAACACGCGTTAGGTACACCACGTATCATTATACAAAagatgagatatgtgtgttaaaaagttaataacttaaaaaataaaatttttcactatttctataaaaatatatgatgttCCATCCGTGCTTCCGTCATAAAGAAAAATTTcttgagaagaaggaagagggcgGCTTTGGCAATTGGCATTTGCTTTTGGGATTTAAACAAGAGGAAGATGCTAAAGCCGTAAAGCGATATTGGAATTTGGAGGTCAAAACTCTGGGCTGCTTGTTCCACCAAGTTGGCTTGGTCTAATTCTTATCCGTGTCTGAGCTGTGACCAGTAGGATGAGACTGTATTATTAGGATAGTTTCTTCGTGGAGTGTGACCAGGGCATGATTCGGGTGACTTCAAAATATGAGAAAGTATCCTGTTTTTGGTGAATGTTGTTTTATGGATGACcaaatataaatttgaatttttctccTTAATTAGGGAGAGGCGGTTGTATTTTATGGCATTTTTC
Proteins encoded in this window:
- the LOC126597307 gene encoding protein JINGUBANG-like, which codes for MRFRSWLAISSTTRHSTVPFSNPETSPSRAKLKPSDAPSTSTSASDNGSSSLQSNLSLQTLPSVLSLQKLSPLDPLDLSVSHLCFATLPPRRPSLPITCLAVHHNLLYAAMGHEINVYDRTDHTLLDSFNAHDASSGSVKSVNFSDGNIFTSHQDSKIRVWQLTAGKQHKLFNSLPTVNDRLRRFVLPKNYVTVRRHKKCLWIQHADAVTGIAVNNGLIYSVSWDKSLKIWRDSDLRCVESVKAHEDAVNAVVVSNDGTVYTGSADCRIRVWSKPFGEKRHVLVATLEKHKSAVNALALNDDGSVLFSGACDRSILVWEREDSANHMAVTGALRGHRKAILCMINVGDLLFSGSADRTVRVWQRGEDGSFCCLAVLEGHVKPVKSLVAVKDEESNGVVTVYSGSLDGEVKVWHVSVSNVNSTPGPLSQLKM